One Pseudodesulfovibrio senegalensis DNA segment encodes these proteins:
- the lpxD gene encoding UDP-3-O-(3-hydroxymyristoyl)glucosamine N-acyltransferase → MTLSLSSIAEQLGLEFTGEDKQITGVNTLEKAGPGDVSFLVNPKYARLLETTSAGAVLTGPDYADRVQSALISSNVYLDLAKIVKLFEVPQGRMSGTSELSCVHESADIAESATVYPFAFIGENARIGEDTVIFPGCYVGESTVIGRECIVYPNAVLMGGCELGDNSIIQPGAVIGADGFGYAQTPFGHMKIPQIGKVCLGDNVEIGANTAVDRAALDVTSIGPGTKIDNLVQVGHNVQMGKHCLVVGQVGIGGSTTIGDNVVLGGQAGIADNVTIGSNVKVGGQAGISNRLDDGSVVSGSPSMPYSTYLKAMGVCAPKLPDLFKKVKKLEKRLATLEEAQGDDHDKT, encoded by the coding sequence ATGACATTGTCGCTCAGCTCTATTGCCGAGCAATTGGGGCTTGAATTCACAGGCGAAGACAAACAAATCACCGGGGTCAACACGCTGGAAAAGGCGGGCCCCGGTGACGTCTCGTTTTTGGTCAACCCCAAGTATGCACGGCTGCTTGAAACTACCTCGGCCGGAGCGGTCCTTACCGGTCCCGATTATGCTGACAGGGTTCAATCGGCCCTGATCAGTTCAAACGTCTATCTGGATTTGGCGAAGATCGTTAAGTTGTTTGAGGTGCCACAGGGACGCATGTCAGGAACAAGCGAACTATCCTGTGTGCATGAATCTGCCGATATTGCCGAATCAGCTACTGTGTACCCGTTTGCCTTCATTGGTGAAAATGCACGCATCGGAGAAGATACCGTCATTTTCCCCGGATGTTATGTCGGGGAATCCACCGTTATCGGCAGGGAATGCATAGTTTATCCCAATGCCGTTCTGATGGGTGGTTGCGAACTCGGTGATAATAGTATCATTCAGCCAGGTGCCGTGATCGGAGCAGATGGCTTCGGCTATGCACAGACTCCGTTTGGACACATGAAAATTCCGCAGATTGGTAAGGTCTGTTTGGGCGACAACGTGGAAATTGGCGCCAACACAGCAGTAGACAGGGCTGCGCTTGACGTGACTTCGATAGGCCCTGGAACCAAGATCGATAACCTTGTTCAGGTTGGCCATAATGTCCAGATGGGCAAACATTGTCTTGTTGTCGGGCAGGTCGGCATCGGCGGTAGCACTACCATAGGAGATAATGTGGTTCTGGGCGGTCAGGCCGGCATTGCCGACAATGTGACCATCGGGTCCAACGTCAAGGTTGGTGGCCAGGCGGGCATCAGCAATCGTCTTGATGATGGCAGTGTTGTGTCGGGGTCACCGAGTATGCCCTATTCCACTTATCTCAAGGCCATGGGAGTATGTGCCCCGAAGTTGCCCGATCTTTTCAAGAAGGTGAAAAAGCTCGAAAAGCGTCTTGCCACTCTTGAGGAAGCGCAAGGAGATGATCATGACAAAACATGA
- the fabZ gene encoding 3-hydroxyacyl-ACP dehydratase FabZ, translated as MIMTKHDDIMDIRRIMELLPHRYPFLLVDRVVDFVAGESLKAYKNVTFNEGFFQGHFPGLPVMPGVLILEALAQTGGLFVMHTIDEPLGDRVFLFAGMNKVKFRKPVVPGDKLDLNVFYIKNKMNIWRMRGVAEVDGVVVAQGEFTASVASKGDM; from the coding sequence ATGATCATGACAAAACATGATGATATTATGGATATCCGTCGCATCATGGAATTGCTTCCGCATCGGTATCCCTTTCTTTTGGTTGACCGGGTGGTTGATTTTGTTGCCGGTGAAAGCCTCAAGGCCTACAAGAATGTCACCTTCAATGAAGGTTTTTTTCAGGGGCATTTTCCCGGACTGCCGGTTATGCCCGGTGTATTGATTCTTGAAGCACTCGCACAGACCGGTGGGCTTTTCGTCATGCACACGATCGATGAACCGCTTGGAGACCGTGTGTTTCTTTTTGCGGGGATGAACAAGGTCAAATTTCGCAAGCCGGTTGTTCCCGGAGACAAGCTTGATCTCAATGTTTTCTACATCAAGAATAAAATGAATATCTGGCGTATGCGCGGTGTTGCCGAGGTCGACGGCGTTGTCGTCGCCCAAGGCGAATTTACGGCATCGGTTGCCAGCAAAGGGGATATGTAG
- the lpxA gene encoding acyl-ACP--UDP-N-acetylglucosamine O-acyltransferase: protein MASQIHSTAVIDPKAELGVDVSIGPYCVVEADTKIGDRTILEPFSLVKQYTEMGADNHIHPHACIGGEPQHTAFKGEKTWVRMGDGNSIRECVTIHRGTVQGHEQTVVGSGCLFMAYAHIAHDCVVGDGVIMANSVNLAGHVEVGRKVIISGMSAVQQFVKIGDYAFLGGASGYKQDVPPYMLAHGVRGMLYGPNLIGLRRNGFTADTCKALKKAYKVIFRSGMTKKQSLEQVENEFGSIPEIMTLITFIRDSKNGVTPAANKNGGEAA from the coding sequence GTGGCCTCTCAAATCCATTCCACGGCGGTCATCGACCCCAAGGCAGAACTGGGCGTTGATGTTTCCATAGGGCCGTATTGTGTTGTCGAGGCTGATACGAAAATCGGCGACAGAACCATTCTTGAACCGTTTTCCCTGGTCAAGCAATATACGGAGATGGGCGCGGACAATCACATCCATCCCCATGCCTGTATCGGCGGCGAGCCTCAGCATACCGCGTTCAAGGGAGAAAAGACCTGGGTACGCATGGGCGACGGCAACAGCATCCGCGAATGCGTGACCATTCACCGGGGTACTGTGCAGGGCCACGAGCAAACCGTGGTGGGTTCCGGTTGTCTTTTTATGGCGTATGCGCACATTGCTCATGACTGCGTTGTTGGCGATGGTGTGATCATGGCCAATTCGGTCAACCTTGCCGGCCATGTGGAAGTGGGCAGAAAAGTCATCATCAGTGGAATGTCTGCGGTGCAGCAATTCGTCAAGATCGGTGATTATGCCTTTCTTGGCGGTGCCAGCGGCTACAAGCAGGATGTGCCTCCCTACATGCTTGCCCATGGCGTTCGCGGCATGTTGTACGGCCCCAACCTGATAGGTTTGCGGCGTAACGGTTTTACCGCCGATACCTGCAAGGCCTTGAAAAAGGCATACAAGGTCATTTTCCGTTCCGGCATGACCAAGAAACAGTCGTTGGAACAGGTGGAGAACGAATTTGGCAGTATTCCGGAAATCATGACACTGATCACCTTTATTCGTGACAGCAAGAATGGTGTGACTCCGGCAGCCAACAAGAATGGCGGCGAGGCGGCCTGA
- a CDS encoding LpxI family protein: MQGDSTVIGLVAGGRQFPLLVAKGVKEHGHKLVVAGFTGHSNMEVAAYADVWKELKLGKLNKLIKYFKENGVSKVVMAGTIDKPKIMDVRHLDMRAIKLVFKRKDKGDAAILGALAAEFEAEGMPVAQAHELVPELLSPAGIMTRREPSEREWEDLRFAWKLGKELGRMDIGQCVVVREGIVAAVEALEGTDETIRRGCRYGGKECVVVKVFKPGQDVRVDLPSLGLDTLKIMIEGGASCLGYEAGKSLFFDRDDATRLADEAGMAIVGLRPEDI; the protein is encoded by the coding sequence ATGCAGGGTGATTCCACGGTAATCGGCCTTGTCGCAGGCGGCAGGCAGTTTCCGCTGCTTGTGGCCAAGGGCGTGAAAGAGCATGGCCACAAGCTGGTCGTGGCCGGATTCACCGGTCATTCCAACATGGAAGTGGCCGCGTATGCCGATGTGTGGAAGGAGCTCAAGCTGGGCAAGCTCAACAAGCTGATCAAGTATTTCAAGGAAAACGGTGTGTCCAAGGTTGTCATGGCCGGAACCATCGACAAACCCAAGATCATGGATGTCCGGCATCTGGACATGCGGGCCATAAAGTTGGTTTTCAAACGCAAGGACAAGGGGGATGCTGCCATCCTCGGCGCTCTCGCCGCCGAGTTTGAGGCAGAAGGAATGCCTGTGGCACAAGCCCACGAGCTTGTTCCCGAGTTGTTGTCTCCGGCAGGCATCATGACCCGCCGCGAACCCAGTGAACGGGAGTGGGAAGATCTTCGATTTGCCTGGAAGCTGGGCAAGGAATTGGGGCGCATGGACATAGGTCAGTGTGTTGTTGTGCGTGAGGGAATTGTTGCGGCCGTGGAGGCCCTGGAAGGCACGGACGAAACCATACGGCGCGGTTGTCGTTATGGTGGCAAGGAGTGTGTCGTGGTCAAGGTGTTCAAGCCGGGGCAGGACGTGCGAGTCGATTTGCCGAGCCTTGGGCTTGATACCCTGAAGATAATGATCGAGGGCGGGGCCAGTTGTCTTGGCTACGAAGCCGGGAAGAGTTTGTTTTTCGATCGGGATGATGCAACGCGCCTAGCGGATGAAGCCGGAATGGCTATTGTCGGTCTGCGTCCCGAAGACATCTGA